TCGTAGACCAACACGTCCACCCCCTCCAGCATCGCCGGGGTCGGCTTGCGGTGCTCGCCGTACAGTGAATAGAAGCGCAGGCCCGTGCGCGGGTCGGTGTAACCCTCCCACTCGATCATGTTGTCCTGCGTGTGGCCCCAAATGCCGTGCTGGGGGCCGAAGACCGCCTGCACACGCAGCTTCCCTGCCCGGTGCAGGGGCAACAGGTGGTCCAGGATATGGACGTAGTCGGCGGCGACGCTCGCCTGATGACAGACCAGGCCGACCGATTTGCCCGCCAAGCAGGCAAACCCGTCGGCCAGGCACCGGTCGAGTCCGGTCAGCACACGGGGCATGGCCCCATTGTGGCCGTGCCCGGACTCGGATTGCGTCCCCGGGTCAGGCCGCCTTCTTGCCCGCCGTCCCGCCGAGGGAAAGGGACACCGTCTGCACGCCGATCTCTTGCAGGTCGGAGGCTTGCCCGGTCGCGGTGTTCACAAACCGGTAGGCCGCCGCCCAGTAGCCCGACGAGACGGTGACGTCCTGGCTCAGCCCGCCCGCGGTGAACGCCACGATCGCCTTGCTGCGGTAGCCGCCCTTCTGCGGCTTGCGGTTGGCGCCCGACAAGCGTTGCACGAGCAGTTCGGCCTTGACCCCCAGCGGCGTCGCCGCGCTGGCCGTGAACGTGACCTTGCCCGTCCCCCCCGCCGCCGTCATCGTGATGTCCGGCGGCGTGAAGCCGGTGGCCGGCGGCGTCGCCGGAGGCGTGCCCGTCGTGTTGGCTTGCAGCCACTTGGTCGCCAGGCCGATGTAGGCGTTGATGCCGTCGGCGAACTTGCGTGTGCCCGTGACCGGGTCGTGCTCGACGTGGCTCTGGGCATAGGCGTCCCACGCCTCCACCTGGGCGGCGGTCAGACCGCGGTAGGTGGTCGCGGCGGTGGTGAACCGCCCGCGGGCGGCCTGCTGGGCCGCCGTGCCCGGGTTCGCCGGGCTCGTGCGCTCGCTGACGATGGTGCCCTCGCTGGTCAGCTTAAAGGTGACCGGGCCACTGCTGCCGCTCAGCCCGCCGACGATGACAGTGCGTTTCAACTTTGCCATGGTTGTGCTTCTCCTTCATTGGACGCTCGCCCCATCATTGGGACAGGAGAGGCCCGGCATTGCCGCCCTCGCCTAGGCTTTATCATTGGAGGATCACTGGGCAATCTCCATGGGTGTTTTGATATGAAGCCTGCCTGCTCAACGGCGGGCAGAGCTCGACGATCTCACGCGCTACCAACTGTAGCCTATACAAATGGCATATACTCCCCGCTCCCAAGAAACGGGGCCATGTCCGACAATCACTCCTGTCTTCGGCGAAGTCGCGAACCAAGCCTTGGTGCCGCATGGCCAATCTCATATTCCGCCCCTTATCAAGGACTTGATGACAACATTTTCAATCCAACAAGGCAACGTGAAGTTTCCTCTTTACGCTCAGTAAGCATGAGTGCTAAAGAGTGATTTTCGATCTTATAGCATGTCAGCCATAGCCAAACTTTCAGACACAATGCACAAACTAGATTCGCGTGCTCAATCATAGGTTGCCAAGTGTTCCACTTGGAGATACGAACTGCACGGGCTGGAATGTCCCAACTCATCCATTCCTGCTCGAATCGGTTAAGACATTGTAAGCTAACCGACATGCTTCTTGATAGGTGGCCAATTCGGGTGTTCCATATGCTGCACACCAAGGCTTTCCATCCAGGATGGGAATCAAATTGTCATACGCGTCTCTGACCCGCTCCATCGCTCGCGCCTCCTGCGGGGAAGAAAGGACGTTACCAACAAACGCATCTAGGGAAGATGTTTGTTCGATTGCCCAGGATAATGATGCTTCCGTATTGTCAAGCACCATCGCCTTGTCCGAATCCAGATATGTTTCAAGTCTGCTGATAGCGAATAGACAACCCACTGTCTCTTGCCTAATGTTCTCGCTTGAGTTTTTTGGAATATTCATGTTCATGACATGTTCCCGTGCTTCCACATATCCCAAACACTTCGCAGAATGTGACGCGTGCCCCTGATGCTGACCAGTGCGTCTGCCGAGCGGTCTCTACCCCTTTGCACCTTGCTCGTCATCCTTTCGGCCCGAGTGGTCGTCGCCCAAATCCTTGGACTTCGCCGCGTTAGTCGTTCCCTGCTTCGTGACTATCTTGTCGAGCAACTTGATGTCCTCCAGCATTTTCTTGTTACTTTCCGCCAGTGACAGTGTGAACTGTAAAGCCTGAATGGCATAGAGCAGGCTCACTCCTGAAAGGGCCAAGATGGCGATGAGCCGGCGCTTCGAAACTGTCATACTATGATTTGTCCCTTGCGTTCATCGCGTGGTACGCTTCGTTAAGGTCCTTCTGTGCCTGAAGGCACACCCTGCATGAAAATAGTTCAATGCCGATAGTGAGCACAAGGATCACAATGGTCACGACATAGAGCCACTTGGACTGGTCGACGCCGTCGAGAGTCTCGTTATTCATCCTCACCTCCGCCCCTCACCTTACCGGCAAGATCAATTCCACTCGAGACACCCTTCCCAATAACATCACGTGCCTCTTCGATCAGGACGTCTGCAGGCCCAAGCCCATTTTCATCAATTGAAACAAAACCTCCTGCAATGCTACCACCAGCCACCTCAATGGGTCCACTAATATATTGGCCTTTTGCCTCCTCTAGCGCGATCCTCCGTACGCCTCGTACGCCATCGGAAATGGCCACGCCGATGCAAACCGCGCGCACCCAAGGCCGCGGCTTGGCCGACGCCATTTCAGAAAGCAAGCTCATCCTCACTCCAAGCAGATGTCTGTTTCAAGTATAGGGGATTGCCCGACGGACGTCAATCGTCTTGACACCGCCTTGATGTCTCGCCGGCCACGCCCCGCCCGCGAGCGGCCTGCGGGGCCGCCGTGTTCGGGTTCGCCGGGCTCGTGCGCTCGCTGACGATGGTGCCCTCGCTGGTCAGCTTAAAGGTGACCGGGCCACTGCTGCCGCTCAGCCCGCCGACGATGACAGTGCGTTTGAACTTTGCCATTGTTGTGCTTCTCCTTCGGTGGATGTTCGTCCCATCGGTGGGACAGGAGAGGCTTGGCGTCGCCACCCTCCCCTACGGCTGCTCTTGGCGGCAAGCCAGGTGATCTTTACAACGACTAGCAGTAGTTTAGAAGGCAGTTATCTCTAAACTTACGCCAAATCTCCAGACACGTTGGATCGCCATCGGTTAGCTTATCATAGAAGCTTTCATCACGGAAGAACTCTCCTGAATAGATCAATGATCTAACATAACTAAAATCGAACACGCTTAAACAGAACGAATCCGGAAACCTACCTTCAGTTATTGCAAATAGTTCAATGGGGTAGAACCGAGGATAAGGAATACCGTCTACTTCAACTAGCAACATTGCCTCAGAGTTGATTATGGCCAGGCCAAACACATAATAATTATGACCGACAACAAGTGGCAAGTAATTTACAGGCCCATCACTGAAAAATACGTATTCGTTCTTATTACATACAGCAGTCATAGATAATCATCACGGGTTCAAAGATGGAGGAGTGCCGTACACTGGGTTCTTGAACTT
This is a stretch of genomic DNA from Fimbriimonadaceae bacterium. It encodes these proteins:
- a CDS encoding DUF1343 domain-containing protein, encoding MPRVLTGLDRCLADGFACLAGKSVGLVCHQASVAADYVHILDHLLPLHRAGKLRVQAVFGPQHGIWGHTQDNMIEWEGYTDPRTGLRFYSLYGEHRKPTPAMLEGVDVLVY